CAGAACCGAGATGACCTGTTGAACCAGTAACAAGTATCCTCAACTACAACACTCCTACTCTCATAGTGTTTCACTCATATAAGTATAGTTATTCCCTCTCTCTTGCTCGTTGTGTATCTCTAATATTTTTTTGTACTGTAATCGCAGCAAACAAAGAAAGTGCAAAGGCCATAGCATAAAAACCCTTTTCACTAAGTGTAATACTACTTGCATTGTATAGTCCAATAGCAATTAACGATATTGCAATAACCAATGCTAACCAACTAATACCATAATAAATATTTGTAACAGGTATTCCTTCATCTTTATCTCTTACTGCCTTTTGCAAGGATATAGCAGCATATAATCCAAATACTAAAATGGCAAAATAATAACCTTTTTCGTTCAATTGCATGGTTGCATTGAATAGGCCAATTAAATAGGCGGTTACTCCAATTAATAACGCTGACCAAGATGCCCCTTTGAAGGCAGCTGTTGGCTCTCCCTCCACTCTTTTCATTTCAATTTTAAGTTCTTCCTGTTCATTTTTTTCTAACGAGCCTTCATTATTGTTTGACAATGTAATCCCTCCCTTATACGATTATAAAAACCAAAACACTCTTAAATAAATATATTTTAAAGTTATATATTCTGAACCTAAATTGACATAAGAATTTGTAAACAATCCATATCATAGTCGTATCCAGCGACAAATAACCTTTCGAAAATCCCCCTCATTAAATCACTCTTTTTTACATACAAAGACCATTATTATGTTAAAAAATGTTTAAGCTTATTTTTTATAAGTTCTAAATATAAAGCAGCTAACCATCAAACTGACTTCAACATATTAATTATCGAAATTATAAAATATCACAAAAAACACACCACTATCTTTATCGGTGTGTTTATTTTATATAAAAAATCTAGAATATTCTGATATATTTATTTCGTTTTCAAATGAAGTATTATACATATTTCTTTATTTGTGACTACTTGCAATGACGATGTTTTTATTAGTTAATGAGCCTCGATGTGTAAAGACAAAAGATAAAAAATCGTTTTTCATTTCCTCTTACCTTTAAACTTTAAAAGAATATAATATATAATAAGCCCAACTGATAGACCTGGAACTAAAAAAAGAATGGGGAGAATCACGGGCCCAAATAGCACTCCCATTATTTTTAGTTTTGTGGAATAAATTAAACCAATTGTTACAAAAAAAGCACCAAATACAAAGGGTAGATACGAATATGAATTAGTTTCTCCTTCCGCTTCTCTATACGCATCCCACATGGCAAACATATATAAACAAGGATAGAACATAAGCCATTGAAAATTTGTAACATCAATGGCTTTCTGTATTTCTCCTGTAAATGAATAGATAAATGCTAAGTTAAAGTTAGCGAATACATTCACAAGAAATTCTAAAAGAATAAATATACTTCCCTTATAATATCTTCTATTTAAGAACTGACCAAACCCTGGTAATGCAATACTCCATAATAAAGCCTCATGTTTTTTAGGTTTCTTATAATTGCTCACCATTATCACTCAATTCATCTTTTGTTTCCGATCCTCCATTTGAGGTGGCTCTTCCATCCAACCATTTTTGATCATGATTTTTGCACCATTGTGAGCATATTCAAAAATATCTTTTATAAATATTGCATTTTTTGCAGACAAATCATTTCGTAAGCTAAAAGCAGTTCCAAGAGAATTGCTTCCCATGGAAAAACTACAAAATAGACTTGTGCAATACATCATGAGCTTATCCGAAAATGGTGCTACTGTTGAACGGGTAGCATTCCCACCTGGACTTTGAGGAATTGGAAGGTTTGTTTGAATAAAGACTTCGCTCAATTCTTTTATAATACCTTTAGCAAGTTCTGCCCCTTCATTAAAAAATTGCCTAACCTCTCGATCATCTGCACATTGTGCAAATCCTAAAATCAATTGTAAGCCTGTAAGATTTGATTCAATAGCTTTATGTATGTGAGAAATTTCTACTGTATTCAATGGTCTTTTTTTGCTCAATGGATTAAGAGCTATTCCACCTAAATATTTATTATCTTTTACAAATTCAACTGATTTTGGCATCGAAACATATGGTGATCTAACTAGTAACCCCTTTTCAAGCAAATATTGTGTGCAGATTCTGAAATACTTTTGGGTAAGAGCGGTGAGGCCTTCAAACAAGAAATTTATATCTTCTCTAAACGTCATTGTTAAATTTAATGAATGTAATCCCATGCTTATCTCTTTTAAAAGCCGCACCAACATAATGTCAAAACCATTATCATAGAGCTTTGGGACATCTTTATTTACATCCTGTGCTGTATAGCCAACGGGTATAACTGCCCCTTCCTCTTCATATATCTTAACTATTTTTCCAACATATATCTCAAGGTCTTCATGCAAATTAGTCATAATATCCTTGGCTTTGTCGTCATCTGCTTTTTCTATAAAATATTCTAACATTCGCAGAATCATTGTCTTTTCCTGATATGTAAGCCATAACGTTCCTAATTCCGATGATGTAATAGCTGCTTTATCTGGCATACAACTTCCCTCCCTATATGATTCATTTTAGGTTGCCTAAATTATGGTAATTTCATTCCAATTTCTTTGTGATTGCTTAATAATTTAATGTTTAAATCATCTACACCTTTAAATAAAAAGAGCGCCTATTCTTGTTTAAGAACGACGCTACGTACGTTATATTATAATATTTACCTTTATTTAAAAATGAATGATGAAACAAAATTATGTTAGAATAGGAAATATTTCACTCCTGGCACATCGATTGTCATTCCTATTAGTTATCAAATGTACTCCAAAACTCTTTAACTCGAATCCTTATTCGTTCTATTTTATGCTCTTCATTTAAGTTAGCTTGCCCATTTAAGAAACCAGATTCTGTTTTTTCAATCTTAAGATAGGCTAGCAACGCTTTAATTCATAAAAAAAAGTGCTTCAAAGATCTGTACCTTTGAAACACCTTCTCAACTACAATCATTCTATATTACAAATCCACTTATAATAGTTTAGCAAAATGAGGATAAGAATTGGGACTACAATCAGATCATACCATATGTGCCACCAACCTAAATGGAAAAATCCCCAAGGTTCAGGGAGTAAGCTAACTGATTCGTAAACAATAATCCCTAATGTGCAAGCAATAATATAAATAGACTGCTTATAGTGATTAGTGTTGAATGGGTAAAAGCTCAATAGCATTACATTGACTGGTGGGATTAAAACAGTATGAGCAAGTAGTCCTAACCAATCAACTCCTTTATTAAAATACCAATAGCCATTCAACTTAAACTCAATTATTAAGTCAAATAATAACTGAAATGAAATAGTAAAAGTCCATATACTTACAACTCGGCTTTTAACTGGAATTTTGTTAAGTTTTAATGCAATTAAATTAAAGATGATAATTGAAAGAAATAGTAATATCATAAATAATTCCTTTTTACTTTCATTATGTCCTATGCTATATGGATAATTCGTGATTTACCTACATATTTAAATACAAAAACCTAGTTAATCAAGGAACACATAGTATGCTTAAAACTGAAAATAATACCTGTGAGGCGGTCTTATTTCGTTCTAACTAACACAAAATACTTGTAGAACTTTTATGCAATTTCCTATTAGAGCTTGAAGTTAGTCTCCTATTCCAACATTTAAATGACAAGTACGTGTAAGTCTGTTGTTGAGAACATGAAGGATCTCTAACTGTATAAGGAGATGAAATAATGAAAGATGTTGCCAACACTGTTCATATAGGTGAATTAATAGCTGTCTCTAAAGTTTTCCATCTTAATCCTTTCAAAATGGTCACATTACTAGAAAAAGATTTAATGGAAGTATTTGAAAATAAGGAAGATTTTTTGGATAAATACGGAAATAAGAAATCTTATGACGAATTAGAAGATTGGTGTGAGTTAAATAATGGAAAAATTTTTACGAAGCCAAAATAGAAAGGAAATAGAAAACTTTCCAATAGTGGTTAATTTTAAATTAATCTGATTATTACCAATTAGAAGACAAAGAGACGCTGCGTCACTTTGAACGTAGCGTCTCTTGCTGAAATATTAATGTAGGATAGATCCCGTTACTTCACGTATTTGTTTTGCAGCCTTAACCATATTTTTTAATGCGGCAACTGTTTCAGACTCTTGACGAGTTTTCAACCCACAATCCGGATTAATCCAAAATTGTTCAATTGATATAACCTGTAAGCTTTCTTCTAAAATCCCCATAATTTCGGATACTACAGGTACACGTGGACTGTGAATATCATAAACTCCTAGCCCAATCCCCAATTCATAAGCATTCTTTTTAAGTGAGGAGATTAGTTCACCATGACTTCTTGATGTTTCTAATGAAATCACATCAGCATCTAATTCACGGATTGGATCAATAAAATCATTAAATTCGCAATAACACATATGTGTATGAATTTGTGTCTCAATTTTCACACTTGATGTCGCTAATTTAAATGCCTTAACTGCCCAATTTACATATTCGGACCAATTTTCTTGACGGAGTGGTAACCCTTCACGAAGTGCTGGTTCATCCACTTGAATGATCGCGATACCTGCCTCTTCTAGCGCTCTAATCTCTTGACGTAAAGCTATAGCAATTTGATTTGCAACGACTTCTCTAGGAATATCATTTCTAACGAATGACCAATTCAAGATCGTTACCGGTCCTGTTAACATCCCTTTTACATACTTATTTGTTAACTTTTGGGCATCTATTACTTCTTTTACCGTCATTGGATTTGTCCATTCTACATCTCCATATATAATAGGAGGTTTCACACATCTAGAACCGTATGAGACAACCCAAGCATTTGTTGTGAAAGCAAACCCTGATAGTTTTTCTCCAAAAAACTCTACCATATCGGTACGCTCAAATTCCCCATGTACGAATACATCAAGCCCAATGTCTTCCTGAATCTCCACCCAACGCGCGGTTTCTTTTTTAATAAATGCTGCATATTCGTTATCAGTCATTTGATTTTTACGCCAGGCAGCGCGTGTTTTTTTCACTTCTGCCGACTGAGGAAAACTACCAATTGTTGTTGTTGGGAAATCAG
This genomic stretch from Metabacillus sp. B2-18 harbors:
- the yiaA gene encoding inner membrane protein YiaA; its protein translation is MSNNNEGSLEKNEQEELKIEMKRVEGEPTAAFKGASWSALLIGVTAYLIGLFNATMQLNEKGYYFAILVFGLYAAISLQKAVRDKDEGIPVTNIYYGISWLALVIAISLIAIGLYNASSITLSEKGFYAMAFALSLFAAITVQKNIRDTQRARERE
- a CDS encoding DUF3231 family protein; the encoded protein is MPDKAAITSSELGTLWLTYQEKTMILRMLEYFIEKADDDKAKDIMTNLHEDLEIYVGKIVKIYEEEGAVIPVGYTAQDVNKDVPKLYDNGFDIMLVRLLKEISMGLHSLNLTMTFREDINFLFEGLTALTQKYFRICTQYLLEKGLLVRSPYVSMPKSVEFVKDNKYLGGIALNPLSKKRPLNTVEISHIHKAIESNLTGLQLILGFAQCADDREVRQFFNEGAELAKGIIKELSEVFIQTNLPIPQSPGGNATRSTVAPFSDKLMMYCTSLFCSFSMGSNSLGTAFSLRNDLSAKNAIFIKDIFEYAHNGAKIMIKNGWMEEPPQMEDRKQKMN